Proteins from a genomic interval of Capsicum annuum cultivar UCD-10X-F1 chromosome 4, UCD10Xv1.1, whole genome shotgun sequence:
- the LOC107868567 gene encoding allene oxide synthase 1, chloroplastic-like: MEKMPLMKSVVYESLRIEPPVASQYGRAKKHIVIESHDALFEIKEGELLYGFQPFATKDPKIFDRAEEFVPDRFIGDSEVKLLKHVLWSNGPETENPSANNKQCAGKDFVVLVSRLLLVELFLRYDSFEIEVGQSPLGAAITLTSLKRASF, translated from the coding sequence ATGGAAAAAATGCCATTGATGAAATCAGTTGTCTACGAATCTCTCCGCATTGAACCACCAGTTGCATCACAATATGGTAGAGCAAAGAAACACATAGTAATCGAATCCCACGACGCATTATTCGAGATCAAAGAAGGTGAACTCCTTTATGGTTTTCAACCATTTGCTACTAAAGACCCCAAGATATTCGATAGGGCTGAAGAATTTGTCCCCGATAGGTTCATCGGGGATTCAGAGGTAAAGCTACTAAAGCATGTGCTATGGTCAAACGGACCAGAAACAGAAAATCCATCAGCAAACAACAAGCAGTGTGCTGGAAAGGACTTTGTTGTACTGGTTTCAagattgttgttggttgaatTGTTTCTTCGATATGATTCGTTTGAGATTGAGGTTGGTCAATCACCTTTAGGTGCTGCAATTACCTTAACTTCTTTGAAAAGAGCTAGTTTTTGA